GGTACCGATCCACAAAAGCGGCTGACCCTATCGGAACAGGCGGCGATCGACGCAGCTATCTGTTCACTGCGCATTTTGGGTGACCCCACCGTGACGACGACGGTGCCTACCCCCTCTGCCACACCCGTGATTCCCCATGGGGCCATTAAAGAGGTGACCATGCTCGACCCCCGCCAACCCAAGGCGATCGATGGTCGATTTATCCGGGTACAGAGTGCCTCAGCCACCGCCTCAACGGGCACGGGCACAGCTCAAACCTACACCATTACCTACACCATTCCGCCGAACTTCCGTCCTAACTGGAACGGTCTGGCGAATGCTACCCTGGATGATGGCTCACCAGGGGATACGCAACTATCGGAGATCTTTGATCCCAACGATACCCCCGGTGGGGACGTGGTGACTGTGCAGGGGTTTGAGAGTGTGAACCCCTTGCTCAATGCCCATCGGGGTGTAATCACGGCCATTGATGATACGGCTGGTACAATTACCGTGCGGGTACGGGGTAACAATCCAGCGGCAATTCCCAACACGCCGGCTCCCAATGCTACGGCTGGGATTACCGACACCTCTACCTCTGAGCTGGATATGCCCCTAGAAGACCGCCAGCCCTCTGAAATTCGGGTTACCCAGCTTGACCTGAACCTATTGCGCACCACGGAATTGTTTAATGCTGGTGGCGCTCCCTATGACCCCAGGGAATTCATGATTCCCAACAGTGGCCTCATCTACGTCAGCCGAGACGACTCCTTGCCCGACCTCAGCGATGTCAGCAGCACCAACGCCAATACCAACCGCATCCTCAGCCCGGTGGACTATCGGGTTGATCCGACCCGCCGCATTGGGGGCGTGATGTTGATCAACGGCAACCGCATTGATCGCATCAACCAGTACCGCGATGTTGAAAAGGGCTTAATTGTCGCCACCAACTTGGCAGGCTATGTGCAAGCCGACTCGCGGTTCGATGGCGGCGGTAACCCGATTGGCGACTTCAATCTCCACGCTGACCCCAACACCCGGGTCGCCCAGCAAGAGTTTACTGTGGCCCTAGCAGCCGACTGGAGCAATTTCTACACGCGCACCGTTGCCCAAATTAACAACAACTTTGCCTGCCGTCCCGGCGGCTTGAATGCCCTCTGCACGAATGGTGATAGCTGGCGGAGTGCAGTGCTACTGGCCGATAGCTTCTCGCCCCTGTCGCGTAACTATCGGCTTGGCTATCGCAGCGATGGCAGCTTTGACCTGAACAACAACGAAGATACCTGGGTGTCGCGGGCCAAGCGCCTCAGAAATGGCTTCTTTACCAACGCCTTTGCTATCAATGGCCTGAGTGGGGCAGCGCAGGATAATGCTGACCCGTTTAACGACCACTTCTACACCAACAATAATGCCGGGGCGGTGGGCAGCACCTACTTCAACAACTATGTTACCCCCGTGCAGCGACGCTCAGAAGATGCTGCTAACGCTAGTTTCCCCGCCTACGTGATGGAAATTTGCCGCAAGTTGCCCGTGTCAGAGTGCACCCCCAGCGATTGGGGCATGGGCTACGACCTAAACGGCGATCGCGACGTGCAAGATCGGTTGCAGGACATGCGCCAATCCATTGGCGGTGTTGTGCCCGATGCCTTGGTGGATATTCTGCAAGCTGGTAACCTTGAGTTCCGTGAGCGTGACATCAAGCCCTACCAGCTTGGGCGCATCCTGACGGATATGGCGGGGAGAACAGACGTTAATACATCGGGAGCGCTAGAGTTTCGGGATGGTGGCCCTAATGATGAGGCAAGGTGGGACGTAGCCTACAACACAGCCGGCAACAATTTCAGCCCCATGGATCGCTTGGGGGCAGGCACAACGGGCCGACCTGCCCTAGAGCTTGGCGATCGCCGCTTTGCCCGCCGGGTTGCCTTTGCCCGTGATCAGCAAGGCAAGTTAGTCTTCTCTCGTAGTGAAGATGCCAATGATAACAACAGCCTAGACGCAGGTGAAGACCGCAACCGCAATGGTGCTCTGGATAGGGCTGTGAACGTGAAGCCGATCGGTGTAGGCTGTCCGCTGAATATTGACACCACTCCAACGGCGTTGTCGCTACTAGGTTGCTACTACCGCGACACTGCTTCCAACTGGGGGGATCCTGGTGTATTGGAAAACGGTATCTACTATGGCCGCCCTGGAGTGACGAGAAATAACCTGTTCTTCCGCACTACCGATAACCGTACAGGCAATCCAGGGAACCTAGCCGATGTGAGTTATCGAGGTGACCGTCCTCTGTACATTATGGGCGAGGCTCAGGGAGGTAATATTTCCGCCTTGCCGCCCACCCCTGAGATTCCTGGGGTACGCAGTTTGAATCTGCCTGCTGGTAATCGTGCCTCTAGCTACAGTCTTTGCACTAACGATAATGCTGCTGATGGCGGTAGCTCTCGAAAGCCAGTGCTGACAGGGCTAGGTCAAACTGAACTGGGCAGGTGTAATGCTCAACCTGGCGACCCCATGCAGGCGATCGCGAATTTCCAAGCGGATGTCATGGCCTTGGATGATACGGTTTCTGCTACAGATAACATCGTGTCACCTACCATTACAGGGTTGGGGTTAGGTACGGCAGCTACTCCTGGAAACGATACGACTACGATTACCACTAACCCTCCACCTTCACCAGTCCCTAATCAACCCGTCGTTAACCTGATCAAGTTAGGTGTTCTGCTACCTAGTTCTGAATTCCCCACTAGCACAACCTGCAAAAAGATCAAGCTAGTGGGTGGAGCCAATGATGTGTTTATATTCCGCTCCGGCGGGGGCGGTGCCTTGAATTTCGGTGCAGCCGCTGGCAATAACACTCACTGCGGCTTGCAGGTGGAACTAGATGGTGTAGATCCCAATAATGTCTTTTGGGTTACTGACAAAAACGTGCAGTTTAATCAGGTTGGTGCCGCTGAAAATAGACGGCACAGGATAGTTGGCACGTTTGTTGCCCAGGGTACCTCTAACCCCAAGTGGCTAACTGTCGATTTCTATGGTCGGTTTTTAGGGTCTAACGGCAAGCCATCGGCCCCTAATTTCGGCAATGCCAGCATTACAGCCGTCAGCAGCGATGCTCAGCCGCTGTTGGTGCCTGTGTTGCAGTACACCGCCACCAAGGATGACCCCAATAACAACATTCGACCCAGCGACAAAAACTGGTCAGGTGATAATGATGATGCTGGTGCTGCTAATCGTTGGCGGCAGGTGGCTCCTAATGTTGGGGAAATTTACAACCTAGTGGTGGCAGTGGGTAATAACCCGGCTCGAACGGCTCCCCGTGTAGAGGGCGATGGCGGTATTGGTAACTTCCCCCGCTTTTTAGAACATTGGAACGGTTTTCCGCTGACTATTAATGGTGGCTTGATTCAAATCAAGCGCTCAGCCTTCGCTACCAGTGGTGACCGCTTGTTGTTTAACGAGGGTAACTTTACTAACCCCTCGAACTGGACTACCTTTGGCTATTTCCAAGCCTATAAGACTGGTAACTCGCCAATTGGTAACCAGTGGGGCATCAATGCTAGCTATCAACCCCCCAATCGTCTGTTTGGCTTTGACCCCGGCATTCTCAGTCAGTTGCCTGACCTGTTTACAGAACAGTTCTCGGTGCCAGAACCTGTGCGTAATGAGTTCTTCCAGCAGCTAGACCGTAGCGATCGCTGGGTACAGGCTTTGCTCTGTGCCACACAGCCGGGTGATGACCCCAACACGCCGCGGGCGATCGTGGGCGACAAAAACTCAACAGACCCAGCAGTGCGTCGGGGTTACTTCCAGCGGGTAGGAATTGCCAATGCCGATACGGGTGATATTCCCTATCGCTTCCCAGCGATTCCGGTCAACAACCCCTTCCGCCCTCGCAATAGTCCGTTCTGTCCCGCTGCCTTCACGCAGTATCCCAGCACCTGTACGGCTACGGGCACTACCCAATGTAACCCCTGATGTCATCTGTTTGCCTATGTTTCCTACCACCTGAGTTGTCACTATGTTGAAGCATCTGACCGTTCGCTGGTTACACCTACTCTCATCCCCCGACCCCCTGCTCCCCAGGGGGAAGCAGCAGGCTAGCCGGGATCAGGGTCCCTCGCCTATGCGGATGACTACGGGGTTTACCCTAGTGGAGCCGCTGATGGCCTTGGTGGTGGTGTCGGTGTTGTTGGTGACGACGGCTCCGGTGATGGTGCTATCGGTGGCATCGCGGGTGCGGGCGCGGCAAATTGAGCTAGCCTCCCAAGCGGCTCGCAGCTATATCGACAACCTGCGATCGCGATCGATTGATCCCCCTAGTACCACCAATGCCAACATTAGCCCTGCCCGCACAGCCGTGGCCAGAGACTTTCGCTATACCACCTGCACCGTTGCCCAATCGCCCCCTACCCGCACGGCAACTGACCCAGCCTGTGTGCGCTTTCCGGTACCCCTGGGGAATAACTTCATGCCACCCACCTTTACAGCGGCTGACTTTACCAATGTGCCTGCTAACACCGATCAGGGAGTGCTGATTGACGGCAACGGCGATGGCTCCTACCGAGGCATTGTCGATTTTCGTATCCAGGCCATTCGCACCATGATCCCAGGCGAGACGGTAGCTACCCCCGCTACGGCAGATGCTGTCAGGCGACGGGGCTATTCCCTAATTGTGCGCGTCTATCAGGGCAACTCTACCCTAGGTCAGCCCCTATCGGTACGAGAGGTAGAACGGGCCTTTACTGCCAGTACCAGCGGCAACACTCGCCGTACCCGCGACAACCCCTTAGTGGTCATGCGCACGGAGATTACGGGTGACTCGACTAGAACAGACTACACTGACCCGGCTGTGGATAACGGCATTGCTCCTAATCTATACCGACCATCACCTTGACCTCTATCAGCCATGCACGTCTAGCTATGCATTTTGGGGAGACAACTACAGTGACTACTACGTTGAAACACCTGCTCCGTCTACTCTTGCGCTATCGCCTAGTCAGTTCGCCCCAGCAGCGCGGCTTTACCCTGATTGAGCTGCTGGTGGCGCTGATTATTTCGACATTAGTAGTATCGGGACTCTTGACCTTTGTGAATAGTGTCAGCCAGACCGAGCGGCGGGAATTGGTGAAAGCTAATGCCCAGCAAGAGATTCAAGATGCGACGGATTTTATCGTGCGAGATCTGCAAGAGGCTGTCTACATCTATGATGCGGTGGGGCTATCTAGCACAGGTTTAGCAGGAATAGCCGACAACATTCCCCCCTTGGGCGGTGCTGGTAATTTGGGCGGGGCAACTCGCTGTGACTCGATCGCCACCTGTAGACCCGTACTAGCATTTTGGAAGCGGCGGGGGCTTGATCGCTGTGATTCACTTCCAGGAGCTGGTGGTAACCGTACCCGTGTAGGCATTGTCACAGGGCAAGCTTTTGCAGCCGCTTCCCGGCCATCAACAGCCGCTCTAGACTCAGCGACTGAATGTCAGCGAGGCGACAATGCCTTTGTCTATTCCTTGGTGGTGTACTACCTGATTCGTGATCCAGACAATAACCCCAGCGCTACATGGTCGCGAGCGGCGCGCATTGGCCGGTTCGAGATCCGCGATGGTGTAGTTAACCCTACCCAGACTGACCCTGCTAATCGGTTCAATGCTCCGGCGATTCCCCCTGACCCCGGTTATTTGCCCTTTAATTTGGGCAACATTACTGCAGATACGCGCATCGCTTCGATCGATGAGGCCATGCGAGCTTGGAAGAGTGACACATCCCTGCCACCATCCTTTAGTGCTGGCTATACTCCGAATGCTGCCTATGCAGCTACCAGTATGCAGATTCTTGCCGACTTTATTGACGACACCCCCACTACCACCACTAACCCCACTATCCAGAATGGCATTAACGTGCTCAGTCGGTTGATGCCGATTCCGATCGCGGTGGGCATTCCCACTGGCAACACGGTCAACCCCGATGATGCCTGTGCTGACCCCAACCGGGGGGCTATGGGGCCAGGGGCAACGCGGGTGCCGCGTGACCTAACCACGGCTGGACAGTTAAATCTGAGTAGTTTCTATGCCTGTGTAAGCGCTAACCGGGCAGCAGCGCGGGTATACCTGCGGGGCAATGCCCTTGCCCGCCTCAGGCCCCGAGTTTTGCCGAATCGCCGTCCTGTGACTGCCGCTAACGTTGGCTTTTTGCCTACAGCAGAAGCACGGGTCTATGGACGTGGTTTCTTTGTTCCCATTCGCTAATCTGGATGTTCCTATGAACCTTGCCTTAGCCCGCTCTATTCTCCGCCCAGGAGCTACCCGATCGGCGAACCGTAACCGAGGGTTTACATTGATTGAATTGTTGGTAGTGATCGTGATCATAGGAGTAGCAGCCACGATCGCTGCTCCAAGTTGGGTGGCCTTTACCAACCGCCAAAAGATTAGCAAAGCCGCCGATCGTCTGGCTACAGCCTTTCAAGAAGCCCGCAGTGAAGCTAAGAGAGGTAAGCAATCTTATCGTCTCACCTTTCGCAACAACAATGGCATCGTGGAGTATAGCGTACAGCGAGCTGATGTGTTGGTATCTGCCACCAAGAACGACAGACGGGCATGGAGACCTCTCTTGACCCAACAGGAGGGTTTGCGGCCTGGTTTTTTGTTCGCCTGCACCAATGTGGTGAGAACACCAATGAACACAGCTATTGCAACCGTTGGTAACCCCAATGCCTTGATTACCGGAACTCCTGCCTGTCAAATTATTGAACAGTCATCGGGAACCTCGTCCAACGACCAAGCCTTGCCGACCATTATTTTTAGCTCTACAGGCGGGCTACCGATCAACAGCACTACACCCATTGTTGTAACTGTAGGCTTAAATCGACGTGCCAATAATACCAATGCTAACGATTTGATTCGGAGCAGTCGCCGTTGCATTTACATCGAGACCCTGCTGGGAGTTACGCGCACAGCACGAGATACTGCTTGCCCGAACGTTTAAGCAAGAGAGCCAGCACGGCCCCCTTGACAGCTTCCCTAAACCGGCTCGGCCCCCGAGAGCTTCCTAAAACCAGCACAGCTCCCCTGACAGCTTCCCCAAACCGACCCGGCCCCCCTGCTCCCCCCTTGGGAGAAAGGGCTGGGGGATGAGGGCCATACACCTGGAAACCGACCCATCTCCCCTTTCCCCTCTTGAGAACTTCCCCAAACCAACTCACCCCCCTTCTCCCCCCTTGGGAGAAGGGGCTGGGGGATGAGGGCCATAGAAGGGGCTGGGGGATGAGGGCCATACACCTGGAAAATCATAGCTACTTCCAAGATCAGTAGCCAGGGAATGAGAGCCATACACCTAGAACAGCTACAGCTTCTCCCAGTGCCATCTACTCCGCCTCCCAATAGTTTTCAGACAACAGAGAATCTGACCTTGAATCAAATTTCCAACCATCAGGAAAATCCATCTGTCGATATTCAAATCGGACATCATCCAGCGCATTTTGATAAGCCGTATTGAACACCTCCTCCAGATAAGACTTCAAGCTAGGTGAGTCTTGCAGCAGATCTTGGATTTGACGGCGCTGTTCTCGAATGGTGAGTTCCCACCCATGCAAGTTATCTGGGCGATTGACATAAATCCGCTTGAGCAAATGGGCCAATAAAACCGTTAGTCGGTTTTTTATTCTCGCCTGTCACGGTTTGCCAAGCCCTCAATCTCCTCAACTAATCAACTAAATTGTCCAGATCCACTTGTTCAAACGCCCTGTCTCTGAGTTGAGAGGCAGTCACTTCACACCATTGAACAAAATCCTGATCATAGAGGTTTTGAACGTTGATAGTTGAATTCATAGTAGGCCCTCTCCGACGTTACTACCAGTTTTACTAGGCGTTCTGCAATCACTGCACAGTTCCCGTATGCAAGGGTGTCAATATACACACAAGTGTGCAAGGCCAAGTCGGGCCTCTGCTAGACGCAAGTGTACTTGGTCAGCGATCGACGGCGACCTGCATGGCAGAGGGCAACGTTTGCGAGAGCCGACATAGATCCTTGCTACGAGCCTCCGATACTCTCACCTTACCGCTTGATCAGAACAAAGACAGCAACAGCTAGAACAAAGTAGCCAAATCCCTTCTCAAGCTGCTTAGCACTGACAAATTGATTCAAGTAGGAACCCACCAGAATTCCGGCACTAGAGGCAACCGTGAACGACAAGAGCAAACTCCAGTTGATGGGAACGTGACCAAAGTATCCAGCAAACCCAGTAACGGACTTCAGAGCCAAGATAATTAGAGAAGTTCCCACAGCCTCTTTCATGGGGGTTTTGCCCAGCAACACTAGGGCTGGAATCACCAGAAACCCGCCGCCAATGCCAACAAAGCCAGTGAGAGTTCCAACTGCCAGACCCTCTAGGGCGATCGCCAACCAGTTAGGAATTATGGCATGGTGATGAGACTGATGAGACTGGTCAACCTGATCGGACGATGCTTCCGACTTGCTGGAGCCTTTACGGATCATCGTAACTGATGCTATCAACATCATCGCACCAAAGGTCACCAGTTGCACTGTTGGGGTAATAAACGGTAGCGAGGCTATCCGCGCTCCTATGTATGCTCCCAGCATGGACGCAGGTGCGAACAGGCCGATAATTCTAGGGTTGACATTACCTTGCCGCCAATGGGGAATCGCCCCAATCACGCTGGCAACTCCCACAATCACTAAGGTCATTGCAAAGGCAGACTTTGCAGGCACCGACATGACGTAGATCAGAACAGGAGCTGCCAGAATAGAGCCTCCTCCACCGATTAACCCTAGGCTGATGCCAATTAAAGTTGCCAGTAAGTGTCCGATGATAGTTGTCAGCATTAATGTATTTTCCTAGTGAATCCAGCTTGAAATCTAACTAGCTGTGGGGGTGAAGAGGGCCAGCTCTTTACGAGGGGAATGCTCACCCTCTTACGTAATCCACAACTGATGTCAACACAGACGATTAGCAGCAGGTCACTGCTCAAATCAGTACAAGACTCTCCAAAAGTATCCAAAAGTAATTGAGGTGTTCCCATGAATAAACCCTAGGAAACCCGTTGGTTGTAGGGCAGCTTGGCCAGCAGCATTGCTAATGCACAGGTATTAGTGATGCCAGCAAATACCAGCCCAGAGCCAACAAAGCCGCTAAGGAGTAAAAACCAGGGAGATACAAAAGCGCCAAGCACAGTGCCAATGACCACCAGCGAACCTGCTACAATTTGCACTTGCCGCATGAGGCTAATGGGTGCGTGTTTGTTCACCTGAGTTGGATAGCCCGCCTGTACCCAGGTCGATAACCCTCCCTCTAAGTGCATCACGTCATCAATTCCTGCTGCGAATAATTTCTGAGCAGCTTGAGCCGATCGCCTCCCTGTCCGGCAGTACAGTACGGTGGGCTTGCTAGGATCTAATGGCAGCCGATGCGGATCAAATTTAGATAATGGCATTAAAATTGAGCCGGGAATCTTTTCGCTGGCATGTTCAGAGGGTTCACGCACATCGATAAGTGTGACTGCTTGCTGACTCAACAGGGTATGCAGCGACGACGGATCGATGGTTTTCAGACGATTGCATTGGGTTTGACTGGAATAGTCGAACTGTACTTCACTGTTGCTGATCATTGACTCCTCCTAACTGTTCAACGGATTGGGTAATGTAGTCTAAAAAGAATCGCTTGAGACTAGGGCGATCGTCGAAGTTCAACCCCATTGCTGCTGTTCGCTGTAGGAATTCTTCAACCGTTATGCCCTGATTAACTCCGGCCCGCAGCAGTGCAATTCCTGCTGATCGTAGACCGAGTGAGCAGTGCATCAAAACTGGCTTTGGGAGCTGATCAATTTGTTCAGAGATCTGAGCCACAAGTGCCCCACTCAGGGCAGAAGGATTGACTGGAATGTGGGCGTACTGCATCCCCAGTGATTCCACAATCTGCGACTCATCGGGTAGAAATCCTTTTTCCTTTGGCATCCTCAAATTGACTACAGATTTGAAGCCCTGTTGAGATGCCTGTTGCAATTGCTCTGGGCTGAGTTCT
The DNA window shown above is from Cyanobacteriota bacterium and carries:
- the hpsA gene encoding hormogonium polysaccharide biosynthesis protein HpsA, with amino-acid sequence GVVYNINPATDLTAASFAANTTIPAAALPDASGNNGLFGQGTEGYRNERSTTLLGKLYYQANLVYPNGRFVNEPLRRALYALGTDPQKRLTLSEQAAIDAAICSLRILGDPTVTTTVPTPSATPVIPHGAIKEVTMLDPRQPKAIDGRFIRVQSASATASTGTGTAQTYTITYTIPPNFRPNWNGLANATLDDGSPGDTQLSEIFDPNDTPGGDVVTVQGFESVNPLLNAHRGVITAIDDTAGTITVRVRGNNPAAIPNTPAPNATAGITDTSTSELDMPLEDRQPSEIRVTQLDLNLLRTTELFNAGGAPYDPREFMIPNSGLIYVSRDDSLPDLSDVSSTNANTNRILSPVDYRVDPTRRIGGVMLINGNRIDRINQYRDVEKGLIVATNLAGYVQADSRFDGGGNPIGDFNLHADPNTRVAQQEFTVALAADWSNFYTRTVAQINNNFACRPGGLNALCTNGDSWRSAVLLADSFSPLSRNYRLGYRSDGSFDLNNNEDTWVSRAKRLRNGFFTNAFAINGLSGAAQDNADPFNDHFYTNNNAGAVGSTYFNNYVTPVQRRSEDAANASFPAYVMEICRKLPVSECTPSDWGMGYDLNGDRDVQDRLQDMRQSIGGVVPDALVDILQAGNLEFRERDIKPYQLGRILTDMAGRTDVNTSGALEFRDGGPNDEARWDVAYNTAGNNFSPMDRLGAGTTGRPALELGDRRFARRVAFARDQQGKLVFSRSEDANDNNSLDAGEDRNRNGALDRAVNVKPIGVGCPLNIDTTPTALSLLGCYYRDTASNWGDPGVLENGIYYGRPGVTRNNLFFRTTDNRTGNPGNLADVSYRGDRPLYIMGEAQGGNISALPPTPEIPGVRSLNLPAGNRASSYSLCTNDNAADGGSSRKPVLTGLGQTELGRCNAQPGDPMQAIANFQADVMALDDTVSATDNIVSPTITGLGLGTAATPGNDTTTITTNPPPSPVPNQPVVNLIKLGVLLPSSEFPTSTTCKKIKLVGGANDVFIFRSGGGGALNFGAAAGNNTHCGLQVELDGVDPNNVFWVTDKNVQFNQVGAAENRRHRIVGTFVAQGTSNPKWLTVDFYGRFLGSNGKPSAPNFGNASITAVSSDAQPLLVPVLQYTATKDDPNNNIRPSDKNWSGDNDDAGAANRWRQVAPNVGEIYNLVVAVGNNPARTAPRVEGDGGIGNFPRFLEHWNGFPLTINGGLIQIKRSAFATSGDRLLFNEGNFTNPSNWTTFGYFQAYKTGNSPIGNQWGINASYQPPNRLFGFDPGILSQLPDLFTEQFSVPEPVRNEFFQQLDRSDRWVQALLCATQPGDDPNTPRAIVGDKNSTDPAVRRGYFQRVGIANADTGDIPYRFPAIPVNNPFRPRNSPFCPAAFTQYPSTCTATGTTQCNP
- the hpsC gene encoding hormogonium polysaccharide secretion pseudopilin HpsC, which encodes MTTTLKHLLRLLLRYRLVSSPQQRGFTLIELLVALIISTLVVSGLLTFVNSVSQTERRELVKANAQQEIQDATDFIVRDLQEAVYIYDAVGLSSTGLAGIADNIPPLGGAGNLGGATRCDSIATCRPVLAFWKRRGLDRCDSLPGAGGNRTRVGIVTGQAFAAASRPSTAALDSATECQRGDNAFVYSLVVYYLIRDPDNNPSATWSRAARIGRFEIRDGVVNPTQTDPANRFNAPAIPPDPGYLPFNLGNITADTRIASIDEAMRAWKSDTSLPPSFSAGYTPNAAYAATSMQILADFIDDTPTTTTNPTIQNGINVLSRLMPIPIAVGIPTGNTVNPDDACADPNRGAMGPGATRVPRDLTTAGQLNLSSFYACVSANRAAARVYLRGNALARLRPRVLPNRRPVTAANVGFLPTAEARVYGRGFFVPIR
- a CDS encoding type II secretion system GspH family protein, translating into MNLALARSILRPGATRSANRNRGFTLIELLVVIVIIGVAATIAAPSWVAFTNRQKISKAADRLATAFQEARSEAKRGKQSYRLTFRNNNGIVEYSVQRADVLVSATKNDRRAWRPLLTQQEGLRPGFLFACTNVVRTPMNTAIATVGNPNALITGTPACQIIEQSSGTSSNDQALPTIIFSSTGGLPINSTTPIVVTVGLNRRANNTNANDLIRSSRRCIYIETLLGVTRTARDTACPNV
- a CDS encoding DUF29 domain-containing protein, with the protein product MLKRIYVNRPDNLHGWELTIREQRRQIQDLLQDSPSLKSYLEEVFNTAYQNALDDVRFEYRQMDFPDGWKFDSRSDSLLSENYWEAE
- a CDS encoding DUF29 domain-containing protein; its protein translation is MNSTINVQNLYDQDFVQWCEVTASQLRDRAFEQVDLDNLVD
- a CDS encoding sulfite exporter TauE/SafE family protein gives rise to the protein MLTTIIGHLLATLIGISLGLIGGGGSILAAPVLIYVMSVPAKSAFAMTLVIVGVASVIGAIPHWRQGNVNPRIIGLFAPASMLGAYIGARIASLPFITPTVQLVTFGAMMLIASVTMIRKGSSKSEASSDQVDQSHQSHHHAIIPNWLAIALEGLAVGTLTGFVGIGGGFLVIPALVLLGKTPMKEAVGTSLIILALKSVTGFAGYFGHVPINWSLLLSFTVASSAGILVGSYLNQFVSAKQLEKGFGYFVLAVAVFVLIKR
- a CDS encoding rhodanese-like domain-containing protein — translated: MISNSEVQFDYSSQTQCNRLKTIDPSSLHTLLSQQAVTLIDVREPSEHASEKIPGSILMPLSKFDPHRLPLDPSKPTVLYCRTGRRSAQAAQKLFAAGIDDVMHLEGGLSTWVQAGYPTQVNKHAPISLMRQVQIVAGSLVVIGTVLGAFVSPWFLLLSGFVGSGLVFAGITNTCALAMLLAKLPYNQRVS
- a CDS encoding sulfur transferase domain-containing protein, which gives rise to MNETQLIGIHRIDDEVSIAGELSPEQLQQASQQGFKSVVNLRMPKEKGFLPDESQIVESLGMQYAHIPVNPSALSGALVAQISEQIDQLPKPVLMHCSLGLRSAGIALLRAGVNQGITVEEFLQRTAAMGLNFDDRPSLKRFFLDYITQSVEQLGGVNDQQQ